The uncultured Mailhella sp. genome segment ACTTGCCTTCTAGAATCTTCGGCGCCTTCCCTGCATGAGGGATGCATGGAGAGGACGCCGACACTTGAGAGGTTGTTTGTATGGTTAGTTTCTTTCTGTGCCTGGCTCTTCTGATCATAGGCTACTTTACCTACGGCAAGATGGTAGAGAACACCTTTGGTCCGGACGACCGGGAAACTCCCGCCGTCGTCATCAACGACGGCGTTGACTATGTGGTGCTTCCCCAGTGGAAGCTGTTCCTCATTCAGCTGCTGAACATCGCCGGTCTCGGACCCATCTTCGGCGCGCTGCAGGGCGCGCTCTGGGGCCCCGTGGTGTTCCTGTGGATCACCTTCGGCACCATTTTCGCCGGCGGCGTCCACGACTTCTTCTCCGGCATGACCAGTGAGCGCAACAACGGCGCTTCGGTTTCCGAAATCACCGGCATCTACCTCGGCTCCACCATGAAGACCGTCATGCGCGTCTTCTCCGTGGTGCTGCTCGTCATGGTCGGCACCGTGTTCGCCGTTGGTCCCGCCGGCCTCATCGTTAAGCTGTGCAGCGAAGCCGGCGCTTCCGGCATTCTGCTGAACGCTTCCTTCTGGCTGACCGTGGTGCTGATCTACTACTTCATCGCCACCTTCATTTCCATCGACAAGATCATCGGCAAGATCTATCCCGTCTTCGGCGTCTGCCTCGTCATCATGGCCGTGGGCGTGGGCGCTGGCATTGTGATTGATCCCGCCTACCAGATTCCCGAACTCTGGGATCACTTCACCAACATGCATCCCAAGGGAACGCCCATCTGGGCCTTCATGTTCATCACCGTGGCCTGCGGCGCCATTTCCGGCTTCCACGCCACGCAGTCGCCCCTCATGGCCCGCTGCATGAAGAGTGAACATCAGGGCCGCTTCGTGTTCTACGGCGCCATGGTGTGCGAAGGCATCATCGCCCTCATCTGGGCCGCCGCCGGCTGCACCATCTATGAAGTCACCAACGGTCAGACCACCGGTCTGCTCGCCAGCCTCGGCGCCGGTCAGTCCGCCGCCATCTACGACGTGTGCAGCAAGACCATGGGCGGCATAGGCATCGGCCTTGCCATGGTCGGCGTCATCGCCTGCCCCATCACCTCCGGCGACACGGCCTTCCGTTCCGCCCGTCTGGTGCTGGCCGACTGGTTCAAGGTCTCCCAGACCAGCTACAAGAACCGTCTCCTCTTCTGCGTGCCGCTGCTCGGCGCGGGCGCGCTCATCAGCCAGCTCGACTACACCATCGTGTGGCGCTACTTCAGCTGGACCAACCAGACCCTGGCCATGATCGTGCTCTGGGCCGCCTCCATGTACCTCTTCCTGAACAAGAAGAACTACTGGATCACCGCCGTGCCCGCCACCTTCATGAGCGCCGTGTCGAGCACCTACTTCTGCATGGCCCCCGAATGCCTCGGCCTTGTGGTGAAGCTGCCCACCGCCGTGGCCTATGTGATCGGCGTGGTCGTGGCCGCGCTGTTCCTCAGCCTGTTCCTGCGCGCCACCCGCAGGCACGCGTAACGCTGCGGCCGCTTTTCAAAGGCGGCGCGGAAAAACTTCTGAAAGAGGCTGCTGCCTTCTTTTGAACATGCAGTGACGGAACGCCGAGGCGCTCCAGATCCCTCTGTTTCAGAGTGCGAGGGGGCCGTCCGCAGAGACGGCCCCCTTTTTCTTTGTTCTGCGCCTGGCGCATGAACCAAACTTCATCTCTCCGGGAGTTGTGATGCTGTATTTCAAACCGGCCAGACTCGGCAGCGCAGGGCTGAACGACAAGGATTTGAAGGAGGATAGAAAGTCCTGCCTTGTCTTCGGTCCCTGCGGCGTCGGGCAGAAGGCGCTGTACCTGAACAGTATTTTCATGGAGCGCCGCTTCTACATTCCCGCGTCCAACATTCAGCGCGCCTACAAGCGCGTGGCCATGAGCAAGGGCGGCTTCACCGGCAAGGGCATCTTCGGCTCCATTCCCTATCTGGTGGTGGAATACGACAACGGGGAGCATGTGCAGTGTACGTTCAAGCATGAAAGCCATGTGGACATGATGCTTGCGGAAATTCAGCATCGCTTTCCGCACATCAAGACCATGTCCGAGGCGGCGGCCCGAAAGCTCGCCGAGGCCAGGGCTGCGGAAGAGGCCAGATATGTGAAGCACCTTTCTCCCGCGGCGGAGAAAAGCCTCAATGAGCTGCGCCAGGCCCGGGAATTTCTTGAAAAGCGCCCCGATCTGACCACGCGGCTTGCCGCGGCGAGCAAGGCCAGACGCGTGGATCAGCTCACCAATCCCGCGCACAAGTGGGTGGCGCTCGCCATTTTCTGCCTGGCGCTCGCGGCGTCCGTCTACGGCGCCTACACGTGGCTGACCGGATCGGGCGATTACGGCATGTACGTGACGCTCATCGGTCTTGCCGCGCTGTTCTTTTTTGCCAGCGCCCACGTGCTGCCCACGGCGCGCAACAACAGCCGCGCCATTGCGGCCGCGCTGGACAGAGCCCGGGACGATCTGGAGGCCTACCTGCGCGATTATCCCGACTTCCCGCTGCCCGCCCGCTACGCGCATCCGGCCACGCTGACGCGCATGATGCGCTCCATACGCGAAGGCCGTTCCGAAACCATTCCCGAAGCGTATGAGGATATGAAGGCCGTGCTTCGCTCACTGAATTCGGGCGTGAAGGTCAACCAGACGGAATACGACGAGGTAGTGGCCATCAAGCCCATGTTTCTGCTGGAAAATTATCGGTAGAACCGCCGAGCGGCCATTGTCCGCGGCACGCGGTCGCAGAGATTTTTAGGCGTGGTTGCAGGAAAATGCGGCGGAAATTCTCCTGACGGCGCTGAAAGAAAAGAGAAGATTTGCCGGCGTTGACGTCCGGCGCAGAACATGTTGTTCATGCAGGAAAAGGGCTCCGTTCTGCATTGCAGGACGGGGCCCTTTTCCTGCATGCTGAGCTGTTTTCGGCGATTGCCCCCGGTGCGCGTAGTTGCTGACGGCGGCTTCGGCGCGTCAGGCTCCGGCCTTGGCCAGTTCCTGCTTCAGCCGGGCGGCGGCGCCCTCGTTGAGCTTTTTCAGGCGGTTCAGGTAGGCGGCGCGGTTGATGAGCGGATGAGGATCGGAAGGCTTCAGGCTGCGCAGCGCGGGAATGAGATCCGCAAGCCCGGAGGAGAAGGGGTGGGCCGCGAGGTCCACTTCAATGTTCAGCGAAGGCTGGCCGAGGCGCTCCATGCTTTTGATATAGGCTCGGACCTGGTCGGGGCCTTCAATGGCGTTCAGCCCCTGTCCGCCCACGGTGACGGCCTTGTAGCTCTTGTCGCCCCGGCGCACGTCGTACATGTACGAAGCCGTGCCCCAGGTGTGTCCCGGCGTTTCAAGCACGGTGAACACGCTGTCTCCGCAGCGCAGCTGATCTCCGTCTTTGGCCACGACGTCCTTTTCTTCGAGCATTTTCCATTCCTTGGGCGTTCCCCTGCTTTCGCCTGCGTAGCGGAAGGCCTCGTTCCAGCCGCGTTCCGTCATGACGAATCGGGCGTTTTTCAGCAGCGGCTTCAGACGGTAGTAGCCGCCCACGTGATCGAAATGCCCGTGCGTCATGAGCACCAGTTTGACGTCTTCCTGTGCAATGCCCACGGTGCGGAGATTGTCGATGAGAAAATCCACAAAGGGTTCGTGCGTGGTGTCGATGAGCACCCAGCCGTCGCTGGTTTTGACGGCCCAGGAGGACACCCAGGCGATGCCTACCTGCCAGACGTTGTCGAAAGCCTGATAGGGCGCGATTTTCTGGGCGGCGGGGTCATGAATCCATGCGTCCAGTTCCTTGGGGGCCTTCTTTTCGGCTCCGAGCTTCTGGAAGAGGCGGTTGACCTCGGCGGTGCCGAGGGTTGCGGCCTGAGCCGGGGAGACGAGGGAGGGAAAAAGGGAGGCTCCGGCCGCGCAGCAGCTCAGGGCCAGAAAACGGCGACGAGCAATATTGTTCATAATACCTTCTGTGGCATGAGGTTGATTGCAGACGCAGTATAGCGGAAAAGGCGCGCGCTCAACAAGATGGTGCAACACTTTGGCAGAATTGTAAGATAACGTAACACAGTGGCGTTGCTTCTGCGCAAGGGGGCAGGCGGAAGCTTCTCGGCGCGAAGCTTTGCCGGAGCGTGGAGAGGCGGACGCGGAAAAGGAAAACGGCGGAGGGGGACGCGCGTTCGGCGCGTGTGCAGGCTGGGAGAGAGTTGTCCGGCGCGCAGGAGCTTTGCCGGCAAAAGAAAAGGCCGTCGCTCTGGAAGCGACGGCCTTTTCGGCAGCAAAACATGCGGAGGGCTATTCTGTGGTCTGTTCGGCAGCCGTTTCAGTCTTGGCTGTGGCCTTGGCGGCGTCGGCGGCTTCAGGATCAAGCTGACGGCCTCTGCGGCGCAGAATGTAGGTGTATGCCGGGCCGGAAATGACGTAGCCTATGAGAATGAGGAAGCAGAACAGGCGCGGCAGCGAGAACACCATGCTGAGCACGATGAGCGTGGCGACCATGGTCTGGAAGGGATGGGCCTTGATGAAGCCGAATTCCTTGAAGGAAAAATAGCGCACGCGGCTTACCATGAGCAGCGGCACGACGACGGAGAGGATCAGCGTCAGCCCGGGCAGGATGGGCATGAGGAAGTCGGGATAGTAGGGCATGAACAGCACGAACGTGGCCATGACGCAGGCGCAGGCGGGGCTGGGCAGTCCCACGAAGAAACGTTTGGACGTGGTGGACACGCCTACGTTGAAGCGGGCCAGGCGCAGGGCGGCGCAGCCGCAGAACAGAAAGGCTACGGCGAGGCCGAGACGGCCGAAGTTGTGCAGCTGCCAGGCGTAGGCAAGCAGGCCGGGAGCCACGCCGAATGTCACGTCGTCGGCGAGGGAGTCGTATTCGATGCCGAACTGGCTGGCCGTGCCGGTGAGTCGCGCCACCTTGCCGTCGAGTCCGTCCATGGCGGCGCCCACGAGAATGGCCCAGGCCGCGAGATCGAACTGATCCTTGAATGCGAGAATGATGCTGAAGA includes the following:
- a CDS encoding carbon starvation CstA family protein, with product MVSFFLCLALLIIGYFTYGKMVENTFGPDDRETPAVVINDGVDYVVLPQWKLFLIQLLNIAGLGPIFGALQGALWGPVVFLWITFGTIFAGGVHDFFSGMTSERNNGASVSEITGIYLGSTMKTVMRVFSVVLLVMVGTVFAVGPAGLIVKLCSEAGASGILLNASFWLTVVLIYYFIATFISIDKIIGKIYPVFGVCLVIMAVGVGAGIVIDPAYQIPELWDHFTNMHPKGTPIWAFMFITVACGAISGFHATQSPLMARCMKSEHQGRFVFYGAMVCEGIIALIWAAAGCTIYEVTNGQTTGLLASLGAGQSAAIYDVCSKTMGGIGIGLAMVGVIACPITSGDTAFRSARLVLADWFKVSQTSYKNRLLFCVPLLGAGALISQLDYTIVWRYFSWTNQTLAMIVLWAASMYLFLNKKNYWITAVPATFMSAVSSTYFCMAPECLGLVVKLPTAVAYVIGVVVAALFLSLFLRATRRHA
- a CDS encoding MBL fold metallo-hydrolase, with product MNNIARRRFLALSCCAAGASLFPSLVSPAQAATLGTAEVNRLFQKLGAEKKAPKELDAWIHDPAAQKIAPYQAFDNVWQVGIAWVSSWAVKTSDGWVLIDTTHEPFVDFLIDNLRTVGIAQEDVKLVLMTHGHFDHVGGYYRLKPLLKNARFVMTERGWNEAFRYAGESRGTPKEWKMLEEKDVVAKDGDQLRCGDSVFTVLETPGHTWGTASYMYDVRRGDKSYKAVTVGGQGLNAIEGPDQVRAYIKSMERLGQPSLNIEVDLAAHPFSSGLADLIPALRSLKPSDPHPLINRAAYLNRLKKLNEGAAARLKQELAKAGA
- the pssA gene encoding CDP-diacylglycerol--serine O-phosphatidyltransferase, translating into MRDPNKPVPRGVYILPNLFTTASLFAGFFSIILAFKDQFDLAAWAILVGAAMDGLDGKVARLTGTASQFGIEYDSLADDVTFGVAPGLLAYAWQLHNFGRLGLAVAFLFCGCAALRLARFNVGVSTTSKRFFVGLPSPACACVMATFVLFMPYYPDFLMPILPGLTLILSVVVPLLMVSRVRYFSFKEFGFIKAHPFQTMVATLIVLSMVFSLPRLFCFLILIGYVISGPAYTYILRRRGRQLDPEAADAAKATAKTETAAEQTTE